Proteins from a single region of Azospira inquinata:
- a CDS encoding MFS transporter: MTAPHSSSQPRQVLLAACFGTFLEWYDFLTFATLATYFGPLFFPPEHPTTGLLASLATFGAGMVVRPLGAALFGSLGDRLGRRKIFILTIVLMGLATVGVGLLPTYGQVGLAAPLGLLALRLLQGLSVGGEIGGSAVYVTEHAAPEARGRLTSVLQLMGPLGMMVSTLQVVLLQHSLTTTDFQQWGWRVPFLLSALLLALSLKSRIALHESPVFRQLAREQRLSATPLRDCLGDGETRKRMALLFLCISSGGSLLFFSAQVYSTVFLKTVVGLESSHASALVLAATLALFPLTVACGALSDRIGRRPVLLAGLLVGAVGLLPVFAGLLQIGNPDLARFNAQALVRLQGPDCGPTLWPGEHNSCRPFRESLAQLGVAYDTAPAPHPVLTIGRQQLTSPDPAAIKAALQTAGWPGPRAAPGSDALLFLLLLIPILAVALITGPQTAVLAELFPARFRYSAVALPHNLAAGWIGGLSPFLVTLINVESGQPLAGLIYPSLFLALALGVGLKYLPETRGVDLGR, from the coding sequence ATGACCGCCCCCCATTCTTCCTCCCAGCCCCGGCAGGTGCTCCTGGCCGCCTGTTTCGGCACCTTTCTGGAGTGGTACGACTTTCTCACCTTCGCCACCCTGGCTACCTATTTCGGGCCCCTGTTTTTCCCGCCGGAGCATCCCACCACCGGTCTGCTGGCCAGTCTGGCCACCTTCGGCGCGGGCATGGTAGTGCGCCCCCTGGGGGCGGCCCTGTTCGGCTCCCTGGGGGACCGGCTGGGACGGCGCAAAATTTTCATCCTGACCATCGTGCTCATGGGCCTGGCCACGGTAGGGGTGGGCCTGCTGCCCACCTATGGGCAGGTAGGTCTGGCGGCCCCCCTGGGATTACTGGCCCTGCGCCTGTTGCAGGGCCTTTCCGTGGGAGGGGAAATCGGCGGCAGTGCCGTCTACGTAACCGAACATGCGGCACCGGAGGCCCGGGGACGGCTCACCAGCGTGCTCCAGCTCATGGGGCCCCTGGGCATGATGGTCTCCACCCTCCAGGTGGTGCTGCTCCAGCACAGCCTGACCACCACGGATTTCCAGCAATGGGGCTGGCGGGTGCCCTTTTTGTTGTCCGCCCTGCTGCTGGCCCTTTCCCTGAAAAGCCGCATCGCCCTCCACGAATCCCCCGTATTCCGCCAGCTGGCCCGGGAACAGCGGCTGTCCGCCACTCCCCTGCGGGACTGCCTGGGGGACGGGGAAACCCGCAAACGCATGGCCCTGCTGTTTCTCTGCATTTCCAGCGGCGGCTCCCTGCTGTTTTTTTCCGCCCAGGTGTATAGCACCGTGTTTCTCAAAACCGTGGTGGGTCTGGAAAGCAGCCATGCCAGCGCCCTGGTGCTGGCCGCCACCCTGGCCCTCTTTCCCCTCACCGTGGCCTGCGGTGCCCTGTCCGACCGGATCGGCCGCCGCCCGGTGCTGCTGGCCGGCTTGTTGGTGGGGGCGGTGGGCTTGCTACCCGTGTTTGCCGGGCTGCTCCAGATAGGCAATCCGGATCTGGCCCGATTCAACGCCCAGGCCCTGGTACGGCTCCAGGGGCCGGACTGCGGCCCGACCTTGTGGCCTGGGGAGCACAATAGCTGCCGTCCCTTCCGGGAATCCCTGGCCCAGTTGGGAGTGGCCTATGACACGGCCCCCGCCCCCCACCCTGTCCTGACCATAGGCCGCCAGCAGCTAACCAGCCCCGATCCTGCCGCCATCAAGGCGGCCCTACAGACCGCGGGCTGGCCCGGACCCCGGGCCGCCCCGGGTTCGGACGCCCTCCTGTTCCTGCTGCTGCTCATTCCCATCCTGGCGGTGGCCCTGATCACCGGGCCCCAGACCGCCGTTCTGGCGGAACTGTTCCCCGCCCGCTTCCGCTATTCCGCCGTGGCCCTGCCCCACAATCTGGCGGCAGGCTGGATCGGGGGCCTGTCTCCTTTCCTGGTCACCCTCATCAATGTGGAAAGCGGCCAGCCCCTGGCCGGGCTGATCTACCCCAGCCTATTCCTGGCCCTGGCCCTGGGGGTGGGACTCAAATACCTGCCCGAGACCCGGGGCGTGGATTTGGGCCGCTGA
- a CDS encoding DUF2889 domain-containing protein, translating into MPLPPPAAPRQRRHCRSIQLHGYKREDGLWDLEAWMTDTKDHDYPLSTGLRQAGEAIHHMGLRVTVDRHFQILDAQGVTEAAPYGDHCRAIVPEYRRLVGLNLFQDFRRALRQRLGGVAGCSHLTELAMVLPTVALQTFASETQDNEDHDGRQPYQLDRCHALETSSEAVRRYYPRWYRGQEPARGDAPAFCSQLQPSKESA; encoded by the coding sequence ATGCCCTTACCGCCGCCCGCCGCTCCCCGACAACGCCGCCATTGCCGCAGTATCCAGTTGCATGGATACAAGCGGGAAGACGGTTTGTGGGATCTGGAAGCCTGGATGACGGACACCAAGGACCATGATTACCCCCTCTCCACCGGGCTGCGTCAGGCCGGGGAGGCGATTCACCATATGGGCCTGCGCGTAACGGTGGATCGGCATTTCCAGATTTTGGACGCCCAGGGGGTGACCGAAGCCGCGCCCTACGGGGACCATTGCCGGGCCATTGTGCCCGAGTACCGCCGCCTGGTGGGCCTCAATCTGTTCCAGGATTTCCGCCGAGCCCTGCGCCAGCGCCTGGGCGGTGTGGCGGGTTGTTCCCATTTGACCGAATTGGCCATGGTGCTGCCCACGGTGGCGTTGCAGACCTTTGCCAGCGAAACACAAGACAACGAGGATCATGACGGCCGCCAGCCCTACCAGCTGGACCGCTGCCATGCCCTGGAAACCTCTTCGGAAGCGGTGCGGCGCTACTACCCGCGCTGGTATCGCGGCCAGGAACCGGCTAGGGGAGACGCTCCGGCCTTTTGCTCGCAACTTCAACCAAGCAAGGAAAGCGCATGA
- the sucC gene encoding ADP-forming succinate--CoA ligase subunit beta, with translation MKIHEYQGKEILRKFGVVTPRGKPAFSVDEAVQVAEELGGKVWVVKAQIHAGGRGKGGGVKVAKSLEEVRQYANQILGMQLVTHQTGPEGQKVRRLLIEEGADIKKEYYLAVLTDRASQKVAVMASSEGGMEIEEVAHKTPEKILKEFVDPLVGLTDEQAARLARGIGVPEASVAKAVILFKNLYTCYMETDASLAEINPLILEGDGNIKALDAKFNFDANALFRHPEIVAYRDLDEENPDEIEASKFDLAYISLDGNIGCLVNGAGLAMATMDTIKLFGAEPANFLDVGGGATTEKVTEAFKIMLKNPKVKGILVNIFGGIMRCDTIATGVVAAAKEVQLSVPLVVRMKGTNEDLGKQILKESGLPIISADTMADAAQKIVDAVK, from the coding sequence ATGAAAATTCATGAATATCAGGGTAAAGAAATCCTGAGAAAGTTCGGCGTGGTGACGCCGCGGGGCAAACCCGCCTTTTCCGTCGACGAAGCGGTCCAGGTGGCTGAAGAACTGGGCGGCAAGGTCTGGGTGGTGAAGGCGCAAATTCATGCCGGTGGCCGGGGCAAGGGGGGCGGGGTGAAGGTGGCCAAGTCCCTGGAGGAAGTGCGCCAATACGCTAACCAGATTCTCGGCATGCAGCTGGTGACCCACCAGACCGGTCCGGAAGGCCAGAAGGTGCGCCGCCTGCTCATCGAAGAAGGGGCCGACATCAAGAAGGAGTACTACCTGGCGGTGCTCACCGATCGGGCTAGCCAGAAGGTGGCGGTGATGGCCTCTTCCGAAGGGGGCATGGAAATCGAGGAAGTGGCCCACAAGACGCCGGAAAAAATTCTCAAGGAATTCGTGGATCCCCTGGTGGGGCTGACGGACGAACAGGCGGCCCGGCTTGCCCGGGGCATCGGTGTGCCGGAAGCCTCCGTGGCCAAGGCGGTGATCCTGTTCAAGAATCTCTACACCTGCTACATGGAAACGGACGCTTCCCTGGCGGAAATTAATCCCCTGATTCTGGAAGGGGACGGCAATATCAAAGCTTTGGACGCCAAATTCAACTTTGACGCCAACGCCCTGTTCCGCCATCCGGAAATTGTGGCCTATCGGGATCTGGACGAGGAAAACCCGGACGAAATTGAGGCATCCAAGTTCGATCTGGCCTATATCTCCCTGGACGGCAACATCGGCTGCCTGGTGAACGGGGCCGGTCTGGCCATGGCCACCATGGACACCATTAAGCTGTTCGGCGCCGAGCCGGCCAACTTCCTGGACGTGGGCGGTGGTGCCACCACGGAGAAGGTCACCGAAGCCTTTAAGATCATGCTCAAGAACCCCAAGGTGAAGGGCATTCTGGTCAATATCTTCGGTGGCATCATGCGCTGCGACACCATCGCCACCGGCGTGGTGGCGGCGGCCAAGGAGGTCCAATTGTCCGTGCCCCTGGTGGTGCGTATGAAGGGTACCAACGAAGACCTGGGCAAGCAGATCCTGAAGGAATCCGGTCTGCCCATCATCTCCGCCGACACCATGGCCGATGCGGCCCAGAAAATTGTCGACGCGGTCAAATAA
- the sucD gene encoding succinate--CoA ligase subunit alpha, translated as MSILINKDTKVITQGITGKTGQFHTEKCQEYANGKNCFVAGVNPKKAGEKVFDIPIYATVKDAAQATGATVSVIYVPPAGAAAAIWEAVEADLDLAICITEGIPVRDMLEVRNKMKAKEASGGKKTLLLGPNCPGLITPEEIKIGIMPGHIHRKGRIGVVSRSGTLTYEAVAQLTELGLGQSSAVGIGGDPINGLKHIDIMQAFNDDPDTDAVIMIGEIGGPDEADAARWCKENMKKPIVGFIAGVTAPPGKRMGHAGALISGGADTAEAKLAVMEECGFKVTRNPSEMGKLLKALL; from the coding sequence ATGTCCATTCTGATCAACAAGGACACCAAGGTCATCACCCAGGGCATCACCGGCAAGACCGGCCAGTTCCATACCGAGAAGTGCCAGGAATACGCCAACGGCAAAAACTGCTTTGTGGCCGGGGTGAATCCCAAAAAAGCGGGGGAAAAGGTGTTTGATATCCCCATCTACGCCACGGTGAAGGACGCGGCCCAGGCCACGGGGGCGACGGTTTCCGTCATCTACGTGCCTCCCGCCGGTGCCGCTGCCGCCATCTGGGAAGCGGTGGAAGCCGACCTGGATCTGGCCATCTGCATTACGGAAGGCATTCCCGTGCGGGATATGCTGGAAGTCCGCAACAAGATGAAGGCCAAGGAAGCCTCCGGTGGCAAGAAAACCCTGCTCCTGGGGCCCAACTGCCCGGGGCTGATTACGCCGGAAGAAATCAAGATCGGCATCATGCCCGGCCACATCCATCGCAAGGGCCGCATCGGCGTGGTTTCCCGCTCCGGCACCCTGACCTATGAAGCGGTGGCCCAGCTCACCGAACTGGGTCTGGGGCAGTCCTCCGCCGTGGGTATCGGTGGCGACCCCATCAATGGCTTAAAGCACATCGACATCATGCAGGCCTTCAACGACGATCCGGACACGGACGCGGTGATCATGATCGGGGAAATCGGCGGTCCGGATGAGGCGGATGCCGCCCGCTGGTGCAAGGAAAACATGAAAAAGCCCATCGTCGGCTTCATCGCTGGGGTCACCGCCCCTCCCGGGAAGCGTATGGGCCATGCCGGGGCCCTCATTTCCGGCGGTGCGGACACGGCGGAAGCCAAGCTGGCGGTCATGGAAGAGTGTGGCTTCAAGGTCACCCGCAATCCTTCCGAAATGGGTAAGCTGCTAAAGGCCCTGCTCTAA
- a CDS encoding TerC family protein: MNPYLAPDSLAFWWALAQIVAVDLVLSGDNAVVIALACRNLSLAQRKRGMAYGVAGAVVLRVLLTTFAALVMHLPWLKMAGGCLLLWIGIKLLLPEDEGEGDITAADSLWGAVRTIIVADFVMSLDNVIGVAGAAHGSLLLLFLGLAVSIPLIVWSSQLILHFMERWPVVVTLGAALLGYVAGEMFWSDHGLARWLAPYLTGAPLWLPQAVGVLGAVLVVVLGKGLARRRPTRPQPLGGA, from the coding sequence ATGAATCCTTATCTCGCACCCGATTCCCTGGCCTTCTGGTGGGCCCTGGCCCAGATTGTGGCGGTGGACCTGGTTTTGTCCGGGGACAATGCGGTGGTCATTGCCCTGGCCTGTCGCAATCTTTCCCTGGCCCAGCGCAAGCGGGGCATGGCTTACGGGGTGGCCGGCGCCGTGGTGCTGCGGGTGCTGCTGACCACCTTTGCCGCCCTGGTAATGCACCTGCCCTGGCTGAAAATGGCGGGGGGCTGCCTGCTGCTGTGGATCGGCATCAAGCTCCTGCTGCCGGAAGACGAAGGGGAGGGGGACATCACTGCGGCGGACAGCCTGTGGGGCGCGGTGCGCACCATCATTGTGGCGGACTTTGTCATGAGCCTGGATAACGTCATCGGCGTGGCCGGCGCCGCCCACGGGAGCCTGCTGCTGCTCTTCCTGGGGCTGGCCGTGTCCATTCCCCTGATCGTCTGGTCCAGTCAGCTGATTCTCCACTTCATGGAGCGCTGGCCCGTGGTGGTGACCCTGGGGGCCGCCCTCCTGGGCTACGTGGCCGGGGAAATGTTCTGGAGCGACCACGGCCTGGCCCGCTGGCTGGCGCCCTACCTGACCGGGGCCCCCCTATGGCTGCCCCAGGCCGTGGGGGTGCTGGGGGCCGTACTGGTGGTGGTTCTGGGAAAAGGCCTAGCCCGGCGTCGCCCGACCCGGCCCCAGCCCTTGGGGGGCGCCTGA
- a CDS encoding ornithine cyclodeaminase family protein produces the protein MPLYLNETDVRQMLTMPLALEAVETAHRALSLEGAQAGQDTPRQRTRLPQTALHLLQAGVPSLGILGYKAYTSNRSGNRFNVFVFEAASGILQGVVAGDFLGMMRTGAASGLAARVLARPDARVAGVFGTGWQAGGHVEALCTALPQLEEVRVFGRKRDKLEDFCARQGERFPSVRFLAAPSPEATVREADVLGTVTTAASPLFEAEWVAPGTHINGAGSNAIIRQELSEAMVRKCDLVAVDTVDTAVKEAGDLLPLLEKGRLQARQLVELGDILVGRRPGRQDREQITLFESQGLGIQDLVLAHRLLTQAREQGLGVELPFGA, from the coding sequence GTGCCCCTTTACCTGAACGAAACCGACGTCCGGCAAATGCTGACCATGCCCCTGGCCCTGGAAGCCGTGGAAACGGCCCATCGGGCCCTTTCCCTGGAAGGCGCCCAGGCCGGCCAGGATACGCCCCGGCAGCGCACCCGCTTGCCCCAGACCGCCCTGCATCTGCTGCAGGCCGGGGTGCCCTCCCTGGGTATTCTGGGCTACAAGGCCTATACCTCCAACCGCAGCGGCAACCGCTTCAATGTTTTCGTCTTCGAGGCGGCCAGCGGCATTCTCCAAGGGGTGGTGGCGGGGGACTTTCTGGGCATGATGCGCACCGGTGCCGCCTCGGGCCTGGCCGCCCGGGTACTGGCCCGGCCGGATGCCCGGGTGGCCGGGGTGTTCGGCACGGGCTGGCAGGCCGGGGGCCATGTGGAGGCCCTGTGCACCGCCTTACCCCAGCTGGAGGAAGTTCGGGTGTTTGGCCGCAAGCGGGACAAGCTGGAAGATTTTTGTGCCCGTCAGGGGGAACGTTTCCCCTCGGTCCGCTTCCTGGCCGCCCCCTCTCCGGAAGCCACGGTGCGGGAGGCGGATGTGCTGGGCACCGTAACCACGGCGGCCAGCCCCCTGTTTGAAGCCGAATGGGTGGCTCCGGGCACCCACATTAACGGGGCGGGGTCCAACGCCATCATCCGCCAGGAACTCTCCGAAGCCATGGTGCGTAAGTGTGATCTGGTGGCGGTGGATACGGTGGACACGGCGGTCAAGGAAGCGGGGGATTTACTCCCCTTGCTGGAAAAAGGTCGGCTCCAGGCCCGGCAGCTGGTGGAACTGGGGGACATTCTGGTGGGCCGCCGCCCGGGGCGGCAAGACCGGGAACAGATCACCCTCTTTGAATCCCAGGGCCTGGGTATCCAGGATCTGGTGCTGGCCCACCGGCTCCTGACCCAAGCCCGGGAGCAGGGCCTAGGGGTGGAGCTACCCTTCGGCGCTTGA
- a CDS encoding FHA domain-containing protein: MARLILSMDGLVLKEIPLNKERLTIGRKSHNDIQIDNLAISGEHLALVCLGEDCFLEDLNSTNGTLVNGRPVAKCVLKDGDEVELGKYKLKYLVETPPVEGVPLSVLGETALPGPGKNGGADLPLGKMRLLTGANQGRELSLVKPITTLGRPGVQVVVITRRPLGYSLTPVEGPEPPKINGQPVPEESQPLRNGDRVEVAGVAMTFLLEA; this comes from the coding sequence ATGGCAAGGCTGATTTTGTCCATGGATGGCTTGGTGTTGAAGGAAATTCCCCTGAACAAGGAACGCCTCACCATCGGCCGCAAATCCCACAACGACATCCAGATCGACAATCTGGCCATCAGTGGGGAGCATCTGGCCCTGGTCTGTCTGGGGGAGGATTGCTTTCTGGAAGACCTGAACAGCACCAACGGCACCCTGGTCAATGGTCGGCCCGTGGCCAAGTGCGTGCTCAAGGACGGGGATGAGGTGGAGCTGGGCAAATACAAGCTCAAGTACCTGGTGGAAACCCCGCCCGTGGAGGGGGTGCCCCTTTCCGTTCTGGGGGAAACGGCCCTGCCCGGTCCGGGTAAAAACGGGGGCGCCGACCTGCCCCTGGGCAAAATGCGCCTGCTGACCGGGGCCAACCAGGGCCGGGAACTATCCCTGGTCAAGCCCATCACTACCCTGGGGCGCCCCGGGGTCCAGGTGGTGGTCATCACCCGCCGCCCCCTGGGCTATTCCCTGACCCCGGTGGAAGGTCCCGAACCGCCAAAAATCAACGGCCAGCCCGTACCCGAGGAGAGCCAGCCCCTACGGAATGGGGATCGGGTGGAGGTGGCCGGGGTTGCCATGACCTTCCTCCTGGAAGCTTGA
- a CDS encoding 3',5'-cyclic-nucleotide phosphodiesterase → MKVRVLGCSGGIGGAGDTTALLLDEDVLIDAGTGVARLELDSLSRIDHVFLTHTHMDHIACLPMLVDARQGETPLVVHGLPQSLEVLRRHIFNWQIWPDFTTLPDPQHPKLAFAPLAVDEAIALSGERSITPLPAVHSVPAVGYLLENPAGSLAFSGDTYLNPDFWPRINRQTKLQALILETAFADTHQPLAQASRHLCPRLLAAELACYTGKAPVFLTHLKPDQKAEIAAAVQDLLSPDHGLQRVRALTGTHRFQW, encoded by the coding sequence TTGAAAGTCAGGGTACTGGGCTGTAGCGGCGGTATCGGCGGGGCGGGGGACACCACCGCTCTGCTGCTGGACGAGGACGTGCTCATCGACGCGGGCACCGGGGTGGCCCGCCTGGAACTGGACTCCCTGTCCCGCATCGACCACGTTTTCCTGACCCATACCCACATGGACCACATCGCCTGCCTGCCCATGCTGGTGGATGCCCGGCAGGGGGAGACTCCCCTGGTGGTGCACGGCCTGCCCCAATCCCTGGAAGTGTTGCGCCGACACATATTCAACTGGCAGATCTGGCCCGATTTCACCACCCTGCCCGATCCCCAGCACCCCAAGCTGGCCTTCGCTCCCCTGGCGGTAGATGAGGCCATTGCCCTCTCCGGTGAGCGCTCCATCACCCCTCTGCCCGCCGTCCATTCCGTGCCCGCCGTGGGCTATTTGCTGGAAAACCCCGCCGGCAGTCTGGCCTTTTCCGGGGACACCTACCTGAACCCGGACTTCTGGCCCCGGATCAACCGCCAAACCAAGCTCCAGGCCCTGATCCTGGAAACCGCCTTCGCCGACACCCACCAGCCCCTAGCCCAAGCCTCCCGCCATCTCTGCCCCCGGTTGCTGGCGGCGGAGCTGGCCTGCTATACCGGGAAGGCCCCGGTGTTTTTGACTCATTTGAAGCCGGACCAAAAGGCAGAAATAGCCGCGGCGGTTCAAGACCTGCTGTCACCCGACCATGGGCTTCAGCGGGTGAGGGCTTTAACCGGGACGCACCGGTTTCAATGGTGA
- a CDS encoding pilin, whose protein sequence is MKSMQKGFTLIELMIVVAIIGILAALAIPAYSDYMKKSRFSEVQGIAEALKKDVALCAGDNTANPGTFTGCTNGALGIPPKPTATTNTASVAVTDGVITGTATAAADGITTVLTPTLDASGSGVITWTNSGTCVNKGWCKAN, encoded by the coding sequence ATGAAATCTATGCAAAAAGGCTTTACCCTCATCGAACTGATGATCGTGGTGGCGATTATCGGCATTCTGGCTGCTCTGGCCATTCCGGCCTATTCGGATTACATGAAGAAATCCCGCTTTTCTGAAGTTCAGGGCATTGCGGAAGCTTTGAAGAAGGATGTGGCCTTGTGTGCCGGGGACAATACGGCTAATCCGGGGACGTTTACCGGTTGTACCAATGGAGCTTTGGGTATTCCTCCCAAGCCCACCGCTACGACTAACACCGCCTCCGTTGCAGTGACAGATGGGGTGATTACCGGTACGGCGACAGCTGCTGCTGATGGTATCACTACGGTTTTAACTCCTACGTTGGATGCTTCTGGATCTGGTGTTATCACCTGGACTAATAGTGGTACGTGTGTTAACAAAGGCTGGTGCAAGGCAAATTAA
- the tfpZ gene encoding TfpX/TfpZ family type IV pilin accessory protein — MSYLRKISRYQAASYHLAISLSISTLIFATMLLLWYPPALLSAMGGKELMLLIGGIDVVLGPLITLIIFNPRKKSLPFDLGVIAFIQLVAMSYGLYTMFASRPVFAVYADGAIHVVSAIELDPKDLAQGKQDSFRQLSWSGPLLVAAQAPTEIEEKNNLAFSALAGMGIQNFPKYYVPYAAQQKEALQSSRPVTDLKLTPEDLDQLATYAKNFGMDITQIQCLPVVTRFGQALALLEGHSGRFLKFAPYSPNLARPRHKKAPRGGFSDGLIRPENRA, encoded by the coding sequence ATGTCCTATTTAAGAAAAATTTCCCGTTATCAAGCTGCTTCCTATCACCTGGCAATCAGCCTCAGCATCTCCACCCTCATTTTCGCCACCATGCTTTTATTGTGGTATCCCCCTGCCCTACTTTCCGCCATGGGGGGAAAAGAGCTCATGCTACTAATTGGGGGCATTGATGTAGTTCTCGGCCCGCTGATCACCCTAATCATTTTTAATCCCCGAAAAAAAAGCCTTCCCTTTGATTTAGGGGTTATTGCCTTTATTCAATTGGTCGCCATGAGCTATGGGCTATACACCATGTTTGCCAGCCGCCCTGTATTTGCCGTCTACGCCGATGGAGCAATTCACGTTGTCTCGGCCATTGAACTTGATCCCAAAGATTTGGCTCAGGGGAAACAAGACAGTTTTCGCCAACTTAGCTGGAGCGGCCCGCTACTGGTGGCAGCCCAAGCGCCAACGGAGATAGAAGAAAAAAACAACCTAGCTTTCTCTGCCCTGGCAGGCATGGGGATTCAGAATTTCCCCAAGTATTACGTCCCTTATGCGGCACAACAGAAGGAAGCGCTCCAGTCTAGCCGGCCTGTCACCGATTTAAAGTTAACGCCAGAGGACCTGGATCAATTGGCTACTTACGCAAAAAATTTCGGAATGGACATTACACAAATCCAATGCCTCCCGGTCGTCACCCGGTTTGGTCAGGCTCTGGCTTTATTAGAGGGACATTCTGGTCGGTTTCTAAAATTCGCTCCTTACTCACCTAATCTGGCCCGGCCCAGGCATAAAAAAGCCCCCAGAGGGGGCTTTTCAGACGGCCTAATCAGGCCGGAAAACAGGGCTTAA
- a CDS encoding SixA phosphatase family protein, translating to MDLILWRHAEAEEGGEREKSGPSREDPDLSRPLTKRGQKQAKHLGDWLRPRLPPDLHILVSPALRTRQTADALGLPYETSRRLAPDARVADLLAAARWPDASQAVLLVGHQPTLGRLAALLLSGQEANWTIKKGALWWFSNRVRAGETQTVLRTVLAPDFII from the coding sequence ATGGATTTGATACTGTGGCGCCACGCGGAAGCGGAGGAAGGGGGGGAGCGGGAAAAGTCCGGGCCCTCCCGGGAAGACCCGGATTTAAGCCGGCCCCTGACCAAACGGGGACAAAAGCAGGCCAAGCACCTGGGAGACTGGCTGCGTCCCCGCCTACCGCCGGATTTGCACATCCTCGTCAGCCCGGCCCTGCGCACCCGCCAGACCGCCGACGCCCTGGGCCTACCCTACGAAACCAGCCGCCGTCTGGCCCCAGACGCCCGGGTCGCCGACCTCCTCGCCGCCGCCCGCTGGCCCGACGCCAGCCAGGCCGTCCTCCTGGTGGGCCACCAACCCACCCTGGGCCGCCTCGCCGCCCTACTCCTCTCGGGACAGGAAGCCAATTGGACCATTAAAAAAGGGGCGTTATGGTGGTTTTCTAACCGGGTACGGGCCGGGGAAACCCAAACGGTATTGCGGACGGTCCTTGCGCCTGACTTTATAATTTAA
- a CDS encoding CYTH and CHAD domain-containing protein, with translation MAVETELKLRLSPTAARRLLSHPLLTATPPQRTKLLNTYYDTPELELLQRRLALRLRRKGWDWLLTVKGAAPAQGGLARRSEWEAPTQPGQFHFDHVDDKDLRRWLEKRMPRLEPAFTTDFTRLTWELSPVPGTRIEVALDRGWIASRGQKESLTELELELLAGDEAQLFVLAQALGQAEILHPVAASKAERGYRLFTGRESPPVKARPLALGEDITPRQAFRSIALNCLEQLQANERGARLGQDGEYVHQARVAIRRLRSALKLFAPALPASFLDHWEEPWRTLGAQLGDARNWDVLLGETLPPLLGTFPEDPDVAHFQALARARQLRCQQALERLLASPTYSRLLLDFATALFTLPEAERPGRWGDFAQHQLQRQASKVTQLEAKQQKGDHAARHRLRIACKKLRYTSEFLAPANRPASPKGSKPDYLTALTGLQDVLGQLNDLATARALVDALVPDSRAPLLRGWLAGKSDALLDQLPPALAHYHKASPPWGQRKASATGRE, from the coding sequence ATGGCCGTTGAAACCGAACTGAAACTCCGCTTAAGTCCCACCGCCGCCCGGCGCCTGCTCTCCCACCCCCTGCTGACAGCCACTCCGCCCCAGCGCACCAAGCTCCTCAACACCTATTACGACACTCCGGAACTGGAGCTGTTGCAGCGCCGCCTGGCCCTGCGCCTGCGCCGCAAAGGCTGGGACTGGCTGCTCACGGTCAAGGGGGCGGCCCCGGCCCAGGGGGGTCTAGCCCGGCGCAGCGAATGGGAGGCCCCCACCCAGCCTGGCCAGTTTCACTTTGACCACGTGGACGACAAGGACCTGCGCCGCTGGCTGGAAAAGCGGATGCCCCGCCTGGAACCGGCGTTCACCACCGATTTCACCCGGCTCACCTGGGAACTAAGTCCGGTGCCCGGCACCCGCATCGAAGTGGCCCTGGACCGGGGCTGGATCGCCAGCCGGGGCCAGAAGGAAAGCCTCACCGAACTGGAATTGGAACTGCTGGCGGGGGACGAAGCCCAGCTCTTTGTCCTGGCCCAGGCCCTGGGCCAGGCGGAAATCCTCCATCCGGTGGCGGCCAGCAAGGCGGAACGGGGCTACAGGCTCTTCACCGGGCGGGAAAGCCCCCCGGTCAAAGCCCGTCCCCTGGCCCTGGGGGAAGACATCACGCCCCGCCAGGCTTTCCGCTCCATCGCCCTTAATTGCTTGGAACAGCTCCAGGCCAATGAACGGGGCGCCCGCCTGGGGCAGGATGGGGAATATGTGCACCAGGCCCGGGTGGCCATTCGCCGCCTGCGCTCCGCCCTGAAGCTGTTCGCCCCCGCCCTGCCCGCCTCTTTTCTGGATCATTGGGAAGAACCCTGGCGGACCCTGGGGGCCCAACTGGGGGATGCCCGCAATTGGGACGTGCTCCTGGGGGAAACCCTGCCTCCCCTCCTGGGCACTTTTCCGGAAGACCCGGATGTGGCCCATTTCCAGGCCCTGGCCCGAGCCCGGCAGCTGCGCTGCCAACAAGCCCTGGAGCGGCTCCTTGCCAGCCCCACCTATTCCCGGCTGTTGCTGGATTTCGCCACCGCCCTGTTCACCCTGCCCGAAGCCGAACGGCCGGGCCGCTGGGGAGATTTCGCCCAGCACCAGTTGCAACGCCAGGCCAGCAAGGTCACCCAGCTGGAAGCCAAGCAGCAAAAGGGGGATCACGCCGCCCGCCACCGTCTGCGCATCGCCTGCAAAAAGCTGCGCTACACCAGCGAATTTCTCGCCCCGGCCAACCGCCCCGCCTCCCCCAAAGGGAGCAAACCCGATTATCTGACCGCCCTCACCGGGCTCCAGGACGTGTTGGGCCAACTCAACGACCTGGCCACGGCCCGGGCCCTGGTGGATGCCCTGGTGCCGGACAGCCGGGCGCCTCTGTTACGGGGCTGGCTGGCGGGCAAGAGCGACGCCCTGCTGGATCAGCTGCCGCCGGCCCTGGCCCACTACCACAAGGCCTCGCCCCCCTGGGGCCAGCGCAAAGCCTCTGCAACAGGCCGGGAGTAA